The Avibacterium sp. 20-132 genome segment AATAATTAATATGTAAGGGCGGGCCTGTGTGTCCGCCCGTTAGCTAATAAAAAGGACATAGGACAAAAAATGATTACAGTTTATGGTATAAAAAACTGCGATACAGTGAAAAAAGCCTTGAAATGGCTAATAGATAATGGGATTGAATACCGTTTGCACGATTATCGTGTAGAGGGATTAGAACAGGCTTGGTTGGAAACTGCCGAAAGTCAATTTGGTTGGGAAAATTTGCTGAATAAACGTAGTACTACTTGGCGTAATTTAGCGGAAGAGGTGAAAAAAAATCTATCAAAAAACACCGCACTTAAGGTATTAGCAGAGCAGCCTACGCTAATTAAACGTCCGATTATTTTACAAGATAACATTGCGTTAATCGGTTTTGACGTTGCGGCATATGCAAAGGCTTTTGGTAAATAAGAAAGGTTAAATAATGAAAAACACAATTGTTACTTTAGCACAGCAGTTGATCCAACGTCCTTCTATTAGTCCAGATGATCGAGGTTGTCAGCAACTTATTGCTACGCGCTTAGAAGCATTGGGCTTTGAGATTGAATGGCTACCTTTTAATGATACATTAAATCTATGGGCAAAACACGGCTCAACAAGCCCTGTGGTTGCCTTTGCAGGGCATACTGATGTGGTGCCAGTGGGTGATGAAACGCAATGGGATTATCCCCCTTTCTCCGCACAAATTGTTGATGATATG includes the following:
- a CDS encoding ArsC family reductase, giving the protein MITVYGIKNCDTVKKALKWLIDNGIEYRLHDYRVEGLEQAWLETAESQFGWENLLNKRSTTWRNLAEEVKKNLSKNTALKVLAEQPTLIKRPIILQDNIALIGFDVAAYAKAFGK